A genomic segment from Dermacentor silvarum isolate Dsil-2018 chromosome 11, BIME_Dsil_1.4, whole genome shotgun sequence encodes:
- the LOC125941259 gene encoding uncharacterized protein LOC125941259 has protein sequence MTARSLLARRTGDRMNEYDRWVADESTDWDLAEDHNYNSGPKEGSSFHRVEAGTPRDATNWSHAEVLLLIACYQRHMLDFHDRKKKRKDIGIQISTEMRERGHLRAASDCDTKFKGLKRTYYKHRQHKRESGRDRKEWPFYREIDNLLSSSAECQAPISSSMPTQPSTSATSPVSVQHLGVARETHGAAGENTDSFSDERSSQHNAAQVAAKVKRRNTPATLLQDILSNMEAWQDEERQCYKQQLKMLKRIVESTS, from the exons ATGACGGCCagatcattacttgccagacgcaCAG GTGACCGCATGAATGAGTATGACCGATGGGTGGCCGATGAGAGTACTGACTGGGACCTGGCGGAAGACCACAATTACAACA GTGGCCCTAAGGAAGGCTCCAGCTTTCACCGTGTTGAAGCTGGTACACCAAGAGATGCCACAAACTGGTCCCACGCGGAGGTTCTTCTTTTGATTGCATGCTACCAGCGTCACATGCTAGATTTTCATGacaggaagaaaaagagaaaagataTTGGGATTCAAATAAGTACAGAAATGAGGGAGCGCGGCCATTTGAGAGCAGCCTCTGATTGCGATACGAAATTTAAAGGGCTAAAAAGAACCTATTATAAACATCGGCAACACAAGCGGGAGAGCGGAAGGGATAGGAAGGAGTGGCCCTTCTACAGGGAGATAGACAACTTGTTGTCTTCAAGTGCAGAGTGCCAAGCACCAATTTCATCAAGTATGCCTACGCAGCCGTCCACATCAGCCACGTCACCTGTTAGTGTACAGCACTTGGGAGTGGCTCGGGAAACTCATGGAGCCGCTGGTGAAAACACTGATAGTTTTTCTGATGAGCGTTCCTCCCAACACAATGCAGCACAAGTTGCTGCCAAGGTAAAACGCCGTAACACACCAGCAACTCTGTTGCAAGACATCCTGAGCAACATGGAGGCATGGCAGGATGAAGAACGCCAATGTTACAAGCAGCAACTGAAAATGCTGAAGCGCATTGTGGAGAGCACCAGTTAA